The following proteins come from a genomic window of Coffea arabica cultivar ET-39 chromosome 11c, Coffea Arabica ET-39 HiFi, whole genome shotgun sequence:
- the LOC113717802 gene encoding beta-glucosidase 18 isoform X1, which produces MSKDQISQLDFSSIEGAILEDGKSFSDWDVFVRKIGNIKNGDTGDIATDHYHRYMEDIEIIHSLGMDAYRFSISWPRILPNGNSGGVNAAGIMFYNSIIDNLLLRGIQPFVTIYHWDMPQVLSDKYGGWLSPLIQDDFLHFAETCFKNFGDRVRYWVTINEPNTVAEFAFERGVSPPGHCSPPFGNCSAGNSDTEPLIAVHNMLLAHAKASKLYREQFLPKQGGVIGIVLHSFMFEPLTDDEHNKEAADRALAFNLAWALDPLVFGDYPPEMRQYHGNELPKFTSEEKLLIRDSIDFIGLNHYSTLYAKDCIHSSCSCSGSACLPGGDRAIRGFVSTSAENGGVLIGEPTGMPRFSVVPRGMEEIVDYTVNRYDNKPIFITENGYSSPLQQDQLDGLQHDVKRIEFHQAYLASLARAMRNGADVRGYFVWTLMDNFEWSFGYDVKFGLYSVDRATLNRNPRSSAKWYRNFLRNISSNGMKPRTAFSLWSKVGRGEEE; this is translated from the exons TAAAGAATGGAGACACTGGAGATATAGCGACTGACCATTACCATCGTTACATG GAAGATATTGAGATAATCCATTCCCTTGGGATGGATGCTTACCGTTTCTCCATTTCCTGGCCAAGAATACTTCCAA ATGGGAATTCCGGTGGTGTTAATGCAGCTGGAATCATGTTTTACAATAGTATTATTGATAACCTTTTACTCCGAG GCATTCAGCCATTTGTGACAATTTACCACTGGGACATGCCTCAAGTGCTTAGTGACAAATACGGGGGCTGGCTCAGTCCTCTGATTCA GGATGATTTCCTCCATTTTGCTGAaacatgtttcaagaattttggcGATCGGGTAAGGTATTGGGTGACCATAAATGAACCAAATACAGTTGCAGAATTCGCCTTTGAAAGGGGAGTGAGCCCTCCAGGTCATTGCTCCCCTCCTTTTGGCAACTGTTCAGCTGGTAATTCAGATACCGAGCCCCTAATTGCAGTGCATAACATGTTACTTGCACATGCAAAGGCTTCCAAACTCTATCGCGAGCAGTTTCTG CCCAAACAAGGAGGTGTAATAGGAATTGTGCTCCACTCATTTATGTTTGAACCATTAACTGATGATGAGCACAACAAGGAAGCTGCAGATAGGGCTTTGGCTTTTAATCTGGCTTG GGCTTTGGATCCTCTTGTGTTTGGTGATTATCCTCCAGAAATGCGTCAATATCATGGGAATGAGTTACCCAAATTCACATCAGAGGAAAAACTGCTCATAAGGGATAGCATTGACTTCATTGGACTAAACCACTATTCAACTCTTTATGCCAAGGACTGCATACACTCAAGTTGTTCCTGCTCTGGCTCTGCCTGTCTCCCTGGTGGAGACCGTGCCATCCGAGGCTTTGTCTCCACATCTGCAGAGAATGGTGGTGTTTTGATTGGAGAACCT ACAGGGATGCCTAGATTCAGTGTTGTTCCAAGAGGAATGGAAGAGATTGTAGACTATACAGTGAATCGATACGATAACAAGCCCATTTTTATTACTGAGAATG GTTATTCTTCACCACTGCAACAAGATCAACTGGATGGTTTACAGCATGATGTCAAGCGAATTGAATTTCACCAAGCATACCTAGCATCTTTGGCTCGAGCCATGAG aAATGGTGCTGATGTGAGGGGCTATTTTGTTTGGACTTTGATGGATAACTTTGAATGGTCATTTGGGTATGATGTGAAGTTTGGACTTTATTCTGTTGATCGGGCAACGTTGAATAGAAATCCTAGGTCCTCTGCCAAGTGGTATAGAAATTTCCTGAGGAACATCAGCTCCAATGGCATGAAGCCCAGAACTGCATTTTCACTTTGGAGCAAAGTTGGTAGAGGAGAAGAAGAGTGA
- the LOC113717802 gene encoding beta-glucosidase 18 isoform X2: protein MEDIEIIHSLGMDAYRFSISWPRILPNGNSGGVNAAGIMFYNSIIDNLLLRGIQPFVTIYHWDMPQVLSDKYGGWLSPLIQDDFLHFAETCFKNFGDRVRYWVTINEPNTVAEFAFERGVSPPGHCSPPFGNCSAGNSDTEPLIAVHNMLLAHAKASKLYREQFLPKQGGVIGIVLHSFMFEPLTDDEHNKEAADRALAFNLAWALDPLVFGDYPPEMRQYHGNELPKFTSEEKLLIRDSIDFIGLNHYSTLYAKDCIHSSCSCSGSACLPGGDRAIRGFVSTSAENGGVLIGEPTGMPRFSVVPRGMEEIVDYTVNRYDNKPIFITENGYSSPLQQDQLDGLQHDVKRIEFHQAYLASLARAMRNGADVRGYFVWTLMDNFEWSFGYDVKFGLYSVDRATLNRNPRSSAKWYRNFLRNISSNGMKPRTAFSLWSKVGRGEEE, encoded by the exons ATG GAAGATATTGAGATAATCCATTCCCTTGGGATGGATGCTTACCGTTTCTCCATTTCCTGGCCAAGAATACTTCCAA ATGGGAATTCCGGTGGTGTTAATGCAGCTGGAATCATGTTTTACAATAGTATTATTGATAACCTTTTACTCCGAG GCATTCAGCCATTTGTGACAATTTACCACTGGGACATGCCTCAAGTGCTTAGTGACAAATACGGGGGCTGGCTCAGTCCTCTGATTCA GGATGATTTCCTCCATTTTGCTGAaacatgtttcaagaattttggcGATCGGGTAAGGTATTGGGTGACCATAAATGAACCAAATACAGTTGCAGAATTCGCCTTTGAAAGGGGAGTGAGCCCTCCAGGTCATTGCTCCCCTCCTTTTGGCAACTGTTCAGCTGGTAATTCAGATACCGAGCCCCTAATTGCAGTGCATAACATGTTACTTGCACATGCAAAGGCTTCCAAACTCTATCGCGAGCAGTTTCTG CCCAAACAAGGAGGTGTAATAGGAATTGTGCTCCACTCATTTATGTTTGAACCATTAACTGATGATGAGCACAACAAGGAAGCTGCAGATAGGGCTTTGGCTTTTAATCTGGCTTG GGCTTTGGATCCTCTTGTGTTTGGTGATTATCCTCCAGAAATGCGTCAATATCATGGGAATGAGTTACCCAAATTCACATCAGAGGAAAAACTGCTCATAAGGGATAGCATTGACTTCATTGGACTAAACCACTATTCAACTCTTTATGCCAAGGACTGCATACACTCAAGTTGTTCCTGCTCTGGCTCTGCCTGTCTCCCTGGTGGAGACCGTGCCATCCGAGGCTTTGTCTCCACATCTGCAGAGAATGGTGGTGTTTTGATTGGAGAACCT ACAGGGATGCCTAGATTCAGTGTTGTTCCAAGAGGAATGGAAGAGATTGTAGACTATACAGTGAATCGATACGATAACAAGCCCATTTTTATTACTGAGAATG GTTATTCTTCACCACTGCAACAAGATCAACTGGATGGTTTACAGCATGATGTCAAGCGAATTGAATTTCACCAAGCATACCTAGCATCTTTGGCTCGAGCCATGAG aAATGGTGCTGATGTGAGGGGCTATTTTGTTTGGACTTTGATGGATAACTTTGAATGGTCATTTGGGTATGATGTGAAGTTTGGACTTTATTCTGTTGATCGGGCAACGTTGAATAGAAATCCTAGGTCCTCTGCCAAGTGGTATAGAAATTTCCTGAGGAACATCAGCTCCAATGGCATGAAGCCCAGAACTGCATTTTCACTTTGGAGCAAAGTTGGTAGAGGAGAAGAAGAGTGA